In Bombus huntii isolate Logan2020A chromosome 3, iyBomHunt1.1, whole genome shotgun sequence, a single genomic region encodes these proteins:
- the LOC126863944 gene encoding tyrosine-protein kinase transmembrane receptor Ror2, with the protein MMMFWIVSLIAIILHFSSAQTKPESQGYCAPYNGKICKKYLTGIGKVWFNDSNDNPGGWLNERITTNLWEELIQRLVEPCRSAAEKMLCMYAFPQCHNSVGLPLCYEDCMAVRHQFCFNDWAMIEDNKQRDIYIRSRGHFTLPDCESLPKVVKGKTTCSHIHLTDMNEELVTYDCVEGNGRFYMGKVNKTRLGLDCQSWNAQVPHSHDRPPDVFPQIRYGENYCRNAGGEEPMPWCFTMDPHIRWQHCDIPMCAQKTFDPKKVNADNVTSKVLEIDPKDLVMVTLFTPKFILILSSLVFVIIAGSLLSIILSHRLHKRHQGYNPTDNQYVGIDLDKLPSNDAYHKTTAQLNPKLEKLEFPRNNIIYVRDLGQGAFGRVFQAKAPGLVPGEEFTNVAVKMLKEEASDDLLKDFEREACLLAEFDHPNIVKLLGVCALGRPMCLLFEYMGRGDLNEFLRSCSPGNYIIRSLEKDEHFTDSRLSHMDLINIALQVASGMVYLSDRKFVHRDLATRNCLINDQMIVKIADFGLSQKIYLQDYYKGDEQDAIPVRWMPLESILYNKYTVESDVWAFAVCLWEIFSFALQPYYGMTHEEVVKYIKEGNVLQCPENTPPAVYDLMKLCWNRRPSDRPTFRTIYNTLDTIKYNLEAENKSDSVPLRIHV; encoded by the exons atgatGATGTTCTGGATTGTTTCTCTGATagcaattattttgcatttcagTTCTGCACAAACTA AACCTGAATCACAAGGTTATTGTGCACCATACAATGGTAAGatttgtaagaaatatttaactGGAATTGGAAAAGTATGGTTCAATGATTCCAATGATAATCCTGGAGGATGGTTGAATGAACGTATCACAACTAATTTATGGGAGGAATTGATACAACGACTTGTTGAACCATGTCGTTCAGCTGCAGag AAAATGCTATGTATGTATGCTTTTCCACAATGTCACAACTCAGTTGGTCTACCATTATGTTATGAAGATTGCATGGCAGTACGTCATCAATTCTGTTTCAATGACTGGGCAATGATAGAGGATAACAAACAGAGAGATATTTATATCAGATCAAGAGGACATTTCACATTACCAGATTGTGAATCACTGCCAAAAGTAGTTAAAGGAAAGACAACCTGTTCTCATATTCatctgactgatatgaatgaAGAACTTGTTACAT atgATTGTGTTGAGGGCAATGGTAGGTTTTACATGGGCAAAGTAAATAAAACAAGATTAGGTCTGGATTGTCAGTCATGGAATGCACAAGTGCCACATAGTCATGATAGACCACCAGATGTCTTCCCCCAAATTCGTTATGGAGAAAATTATTGCAGAAATGCAGGTGGAGAAGAACCAATGCCATGGTGTTTTACTATGGATCCTCATATAAGATGGCAACATTGTGATATTCCTATGTGTG CCCAAAAAACATTTGATCCTAAAAAGGTTAATGCAGATAATGTAACAAGTAAAGTTTTGGAAATTGATCCTAAAGACCTAGTAATGGTCACATTATTTACTCCAAAGTTTATATTGATATTATCTTCATtagtatttgtaattatagcTGGAAGTTTATTATCCATTATTTTAAGTCATAGACTTCATAAAAGACATCAAGGATATAACCCTACAGATAATCag TATGTCGGTATTGATTTAGATAAATTACCGAGCAACGATGCATACCACAAAACGACTGCACAACTTAATCCGAAATTGGAGAAACTCGAATTTCCAAGAAATAATATCATTTATGTTCGAGATTTAGGACAAGGCGCTTTTGGTAGAGTATTCCAAGCAAAAGCGCCTGGTCTTGTTCCCGGTGAAGAATTCACCAATGTTGCTGTAAAGATGTTAAAAGAAGAAGCGTCGGATGATCTTCTCAAGGATTTTGAACGAGAAGCATGTCTTCTCGCCGAATTTGATCACCCAAATATCGTCAAATTATTAGGTGTATGCGCATTAGGTCGACCAATGTGTCTCCTTTTCGAGTACATGGGTCGTGGTGATTTGAATGAATTTCTACGATCTTGCTCGCCGGGAAATTATATCATCCGAAGCCTAGAAAAGGACGAACATTTTACAGATTCTCGTCTATCACACATGGATTTGATTAATATTGCGCTTCAAGTAGCATCCGGAATGGTGTACTTGTCGGATCGAAAATTCGTTCATCGAGATCTTGCAACACGAAATTGTTTGATTAATGACCAAATGATCGTAAAGATAGCAGATTTCGGCTTATCGCAAAAAATCTATTTACAAGATTATTACAAAGGTGATGAACAAGATGCTATTCCAGTTAGATGGATGCCTTTAGAAAGTATattgtacaataaatataCTGTCGAGTCTGATGTGTGGGCGTTCGCGGTGTGCTTATGGGAAATATTTAGTTTTGCGCTTCAGCCTTATTACGGAATGACGCACGAAGAAGTTGTAAAATACATTAAAGAGGGCAACGTACTTCAATGTCCTGAAAATACTCCACCTGCGGTATACGATCTAATGAAGCTCTGTTGGAACAGGAGACCATCGGATAGACCTACTTTCAGAACAATTTATAACACCCTTGATACTATAAAATACAATCTGGAAGCAGAAAATAAGTCGGACAGTGTACCATTGCGTATTCACGTTTGA
- the LOC126863949 gene encoding replication factor C subunit 4: MQAFLKTGKLGPGEPKKTSTSRSKEEHSGSVTPWVEKYRPRTVEDVVEQAEVVEVLRQCLTGGDFPNLLFYGPPGTGKTSTILAAARQLFGSLYKERLLELNASDERGIQVVRDKIKSFAQLTAGGMRDDGKSCPPFKIIILDEADSMTNAAQAALRRTMEKESHSTRFCLICNYVSRIIEPLTSRCTKFRFKPLGEDKIVERLEYICKEEDLKATKPVLLKIVEASGGDLRRAITCLQSITRLKGKGINITVDDIIEIIGIVPDKWLDDLMNVCKTKDYSKAEEFIDQFMLEAYATSQVIEQLSEKIIYSNELTDKQKTLIADRLGECNYRLLDGGSEYIQLVNLCCGIIKAYELV; encoded by the exons ATGCAGGCATTTCTAAAAACTGGCAAATTAGGGCCTGGTGAGCCTAAAAAAACTTCAACTTCACGTTCGAAGGAAGAACATAGTGGTTCTGTAACGCCATGGGTTGAGAAATA CCGACCAAGAACTGTAGAAGACGTTGTTGAACAAGCAGAAGTAGTAGAGGTATTGCGACAATGTTTAACAGGTGGAGATTTTCCAAATCTACTATTTTATGGCCCACCTGGTACTGGTAAAACAAGTACTATATTAGCCGCGGCTAGACAATTATTTGGTAGCCTTTACAAAGAAAGACTATTGGAATTAAATGCTTCTGATGAAAGAGGTATCCAAGTTGTAAGAGATAAAATCAAATCTTTTGCACAACTTACAGCAGGTGGTATGAGAGATGA tgGGAAAAGTTGTCCaccttttaaaattattatcttaGACGAGGCAGATAGTATGACTAATGCTGCACAAGCTGCACTTCGTCGTACTATGGAAAAAGAATCTCATAGTACCCGGTTTTGTTTAATTTGTAACTATGTATCGAGAATCATAGAACCTTTGACTTCTCGTTGTACAAAATTCAGATTTAAACCATTGGGAGAAGATAAAATTGTTGAAAGATtagaatatatatgtaaagaGGAGGACTTGAAGGCAACGAAGCCTGTCCTACTAAAAATTGTCGAAGCCTCGGGTGGAGATTTACGACGCGCTATAACGTGTTTGCAGTCCATTACAAGGTTGAAAGGCAAAGGCATCAATATTACTGTTGATGATATCATTGAAATTATTGGG atTGTACCTGATAAATGGTTGGATGATTTAATGAATGTATGCAAGACAAAAGATTATAGCAAGGCAGAGGAATTTATTGATCAATTTATGTTAGAAGCATATGCTACATCTCAA GTTATTGAGCAGCTCagtgaaaaaattatatattccAATGAATTAACAGATAAGCAGAAAACTCTCATTGCAGATAGACTGGGG GAATGTAATTATAGGTTGCTAGATGGTGGAAGTGAATATATACAACTTGTAAATCTTTGTTGCGGTATTATAAAAGCTTATGAATTAGTATAA